The following are encoded together in the Nocardioides okcheonensis genome:
- a CDS encoding flagellar hook-basal body complex protein — protein MLRSLFSGISGLRANQTMLDVTGNNIANANTVGFKASTTVFQDTLSQVMRGAGAANGTVGGTNPLQVGLGVQVAATRGNFNQGSAQSTGAATDLMIQGDGMFVLGSGAERTYTRAGAFTWDKDGNLTSASGKKVQGYAPGDAGGTLIDINLNSLQATLPAGVEMTSYSIGADGVLRGTFSDDVQRDIAIVAVANFTNPAGLERVGETAFRESANSGAADLGVAGQGSRGELMVGTLEMSNVDLSAEFTNLILAQRGFQASSRVITTSDQVLEELVNIKR, from the coding sequence ATGCTCCGCTCGCTCTTCTCCGGCATCAGCGGCCTCCGCGCCAACCAGACGATGCTCGACGTCACCGGCAACAACATCGCCAACGCCAACACGGTCGGCTTCAAGGCCTCCACCACCGTCTTCCAGGACACCCTCAGCCAGGTCATGCGCGGCGCGGGTGCCGCCAACGGCACCGTCGGCGGCACCAACCCGCTGCAGGTCGGGCTCGGTGTGCAGGTCGCGGCCACCCGCGGCAACTTCAACCAGGGCTCGGCGCAGTCGACCGGTGCCGCCACCGACCTGATGATCCAGGGCGACGGCATGTTCGTGCTCGGCTCGGGCGCCGAGCGCACCTACACCCGCGCCGGCGCCTTCACCTGGGACAAGGACGGCAACCTGACCTCGGCCAGCGGGAAGAAGGTCCAGGGCTACGCCCCCGGCGACGCCGGCGGCACCCTGATCGACATCAACCTCAACTCGCTGCAGGCGACCCTGCCCGCCGGCGTGGAGATGACGTCGTACTCGATCGGCGCCGACGGCGTCCTGCGCGGCACCTTCTCCGACGACGTGCAGCGCGACATCGCGATCGTCGCGGTCGCCAACTTCACCAACCCGGCCGGCCTCGAGCGGGTGGGCGAGACCGCCTTCCGCGAGTCGGCCAACTCCGGTGCCGCCGACCTCGGCGTCGCCGGCCAGGGCAGCCGCGGCGAGCTGATGGTCGGCACCCTGGAGATGTCGAACGTCGACCTCTCCGCCGAGTTCACCAACCTGATCCTCGCCCAGCGCGGCTTCCAGGCCAGCTCGCGGGTGATCACCACCTCCGACCAGGTGCTCGAGGAGCTCGTCAACATCAAGCGCTGA
- a CDS encoding flagellar hook-length control protein FliK, producing the protein MADARPVPAMTQVVPEVTRLVQRGDGVHRLTMKLQPEALGEVRVTLTLRDGAVQVQLTGGEHAARALAEGAPELRRVLELAGAAEARVVVRDLAGQQTATAGHQQGSLGQHAGQHPGQQPGTSDQPYGAQSAGGDASAPGRDGGQQDQHARTRGGAAARDGLTDGATALRPEPVRGAPRGVDVTM; encoded by the coding sequence GTGGCCGACGCGCGCCCGGTCCCGGCGATGACCCAGGTGGTGCCCGAGGTCACCCGGCTGGTCCAGCGCGGCGACGGCGTCCACCGCCTCACCATGAAGCTCCAGCCCGAGGCGCTCGGCGAGGTCCGGGTGACCCTCACGCTCCGCGACGGGGCCGTCCAGGTGCAGCTCACCGGCGGGGAGCACGCGGCGCGCGCGCTCGCCGAGGGCGCACCCGAGCTGCGCCGGGTGCTCGAGCTCGCCGGGGCCGCCGAGGCCCGCGTGGTCGTCCGCGACCTCGCCGGCCAGCAGACCGCGACGGCCGGGCACCAGCAGGGCTCGCTCGGCCAGCACGCCGGCCAGCACCCGGGCCAGCAGCCCGGCACCTCCGACCAGCCGTACGGCGCCCAGAGCGCCGGCGGTGACGCCTCCGCCCCCGGACGGGACGGCGGCCAGCAGGACCAGCACGCACGGACGCGTGGTGGAGCAGCAGCCAGGGACGGCCTCACCGACGGAGCGACCGCGCTCCGTCCTGAACCGGTCCGAGGCGCCCCGCGGGGCGTCGACGTGACCATGTGA
- a CDS encoding FliI/YscN family ATPase yields MSALTHDLRVRALQAVAPLQLGQVAELLGLQVRVTGLPAAVGDLVAVEGRTTVLAEVAASGPAGLTCLPLGDTTGLQVGDVVRHTGGPLRIPVGDELRGRVLDGLGRPVDGGAPLDHLPLVDVGQSAPMALSRPRIEHQLGLGVRALDALTPCGRGQRIGIMAGSGVGKSSLLSMVARGTEAEVSVIALVGERGREVREFIENDLGPEGLARSVVVVATSDAPPVERLRAAGVATRIAEHFRDSGKHVVLMMDSLTRVAMAQREIGLSAGEPPATRGYPPSVFTLLPQLLERAGTSPSGSITGLYTVLVEGDDMQDPIGDTARSILDGHVVLSRRLATSGHFPSIDVLESISRVTGAVTAPDQRADATRLRRLLAAHRSVRELVEIGAYVSGADADADVALARMPAIDAFLRQDMDDSTPVAETWQRLRELVA; encoded by the coding sequence ATGAGCGCGCTGACGCACGACCTGCGGGTCCGCGCCCTGCAGGCCGTCGCGCCGCTGCAGCTGGGCCAGGTGGCCGAGCTGCTCGGCCTCCAGGTCCGCGTCACCGGGCTGCCGGCCGCCGTCGGCGACCTGGTCGCCGTCGAGGGGCGTACGACCGTGCTGGCCGAGGTGGCCGCCAGCGGCCCCGCCGGTCTCACCTGCCTGCCGCTCGGCGACACCACCGGCCTGCAGGTCGGCGACGTCGTGCGGCACACCGGCGGCCCGCTGCGCATCCCGGTCGGCGACGAGCTGCGCGGTCGCGTGCTGGACGGCCTCGGCCGTCCCGTCGACGGCGGAGCGCCGCTCGACCACCTGCCGCTCGTCGACGTCGGGCAGTCCGCGCCGATGGCGCTCAGCCGACCGCGCATCGAGCACCAGCTCGGCCTCGGCGTCCGCGCCCTCGACGCGCTCACCCCCTGCGGCCGCGGCCAGCGGATCGGGATCATGGCGGGCTCGGGCGTCGGCAAGTCGAGCCTGCTCTCGATGGTGGCCCGCGGCACCGAGGCGGAGGTCTCGGTCATCGCCCTGGTCGGCGAGCGCGGCCGCGAGGTGCGCGAGTTCATCGAGAACGACCTCGGTCCCGAGGGCCTCGCCCGGTCGGTCGTGGTCGTGGCCACCTCCGACGCCCCGCCGGTCGAGCGCCTGCGCGCCGCCGGCGTGGCCACCCGCATCGCCGAGCACTTCCGCGACAGCGGCAAGCACGTCGTGCTGATGATGGACAGCCTGACCCGCGTCGCGATGGCCCAGCGCGAGATCGGCCTGTCGGCGGGGGAGCCGCCCGCGACCCGCGGCTACCCGCCGAGCGTGTTCACGCTGCTCCCGCAGCTGCTCGAGCGGGCCGGGACCTCCCCCTCCGGCAGCATCACCGGTCTCTACACCGTGCTGGTGGAGGGCGACGACATGCAGGACCCGATCGGCGACACCGCCCGCTCGATCCTCGACGGCCACGTCGTGCTGTCGCGGCGCCTGGCGACGTCCGGCCACTTCCCGAGCATCGACGTCCTCGAGTCGATCTCCCGCGTCACCGGTGCGGTCACCGCCCCGGACCAGCGGGCCGACGCGACCCGGCTGCGCCGGCTGCTCGCGGCGCACCGGTCGGTGCGCGAGCTCGTCGAGATCGGGGCGTACGTCTCCGGGGCGGACGCCGACGCGGACGTCGCGCTCGCGCGGATGCCCGCCATCGACGCGTTCCTGCGCCAGGACATGGACGACAGCACGCCCGTCGCCGAGACGTGGCAGCGACTGCGGGAGCTGGTGGCCTGA
- a CDS encoding site-specific integrase → MIRVQVIQGGAWDAEVIQDDLGVQPLDLRPVLSPVMFVDGRIEPDATRWLAETHSRTDGTETAQSYGDSLSVWVAHLLRHNSNLRGATRDHLIEYVRVRTVDPDTRVSGNTWKRDRTAIKQFHTWLRETHGVAVPFTLTIVQTPRGPVESMREGRGVPSSAASGTPLTPSQIPDLLAAAWRMSPDGTLGDTLTAGRDAAFIGLGLACGARLNALAHLTVWELPDPSQPGDLIEMRLPGAIIKGRREVRLPAFRNHLQHVWSYAHPTSGSRRLLLKDWRPKDPIQVAEVHTKSGGFWGITDDRGRRYAFNDLKPEERRRLVTPDGHPALLFLNAYTGKPLSLDTLQELTGDISLIAEANADANESSFPHVHTHDLRHTYATHLAAAFMLGVPTSGARDMHGQPHRVDVNNAIQMACVGLGHLDEGTTALYIQQVGLMLTRYTLADFLGRS, encoded by the coding sequence GTGATTCGCGTGCAAGTAATTCAAGGCGGCGCATGGGACGCCGAGGTCATCCAAGACGACCTCGGCGTCCAGCCGCTCGACCTCCGACCGGTGCTCTCGCCGGTCATGTTCGTCGACGGACGGATCGAGCCCGACGCCACACGTTGGCTCGCTGAGACTCACAGCCGTACCGACGGCACGGAGACCGCACAGTCATACGGCGACAGCCTCTCCGTGTGGGTCGCTCACCTCCTGCGTCACAACTCGAACCTGCGCGGCGCCACCCGTGACCACCTCATCGAGTATGTGAGAGTGCGCACTGTCGATCCCGACACGCGCGTGTCAGGCAACACATGGAAGCGCGATAGGACCGCGATCAAGCAGTTCCACACCTGGCTCCGTGAGACCCATGGCGTCGCAGTTCCGTTCACCCTCACCATCGTCCAGACGCCTCGCGGTCCGGTTGAGTCGATGCGCGAAGGACGAGGCGTCCCCTCCTCGGCCGCATCAGGCACACCTCTCACCCCGTCGCAGATCCCTGATCTGCTCGCGGCCGCGTGGCGCATGAGCCCCGACGGCACACTCGGTGACACCCTGACCGCCGGGCGGGACGCAGCCTTCATCGGCCTTGGACTGGCCTGCGGTGCTCGGCTCAACGCGCTCGCCCACCTCACCGTCTGGGAGTTGCCAGACCCCTCGCAGCCGGGCGACTTGATCGAGATGCGCCTGCCAGGAGCCATCATCAAGGGCCGCCGCGAAGTCCGCCTGCCCGCCTTTCGCAATCACCTCCAGCACGTCTGGTCCTACGCACACCCCACCAGCGGCTCTCGTCGCTTGTTACTGAAGGACTGGCGACCGAAGGACCCCATCCAGGTCGCCGAGGTACACACGAAGTCCGGCGGGTTCTGGGGCATCACCGACGACCGGGGACGCCGGTACGCCTTCAACGATCTCAAGCCCGAAGAGCGTCGTCGGCTCGTCACACCCGATGGCCACCCCGCTCTGTTGTTCCTCAACGCCTACACCGGCAAGCCCTTGTCGTTGGACACCCTCCAGGAACTCACTGGCGACATCTCCCTCATCGCTGAAGCCAACGCTGACGCGAACGAGTCCTCATTCCCGCACGTCCACACCCACGACCTCCGCCACACCTACGCCACCCACCTCGCCGCGGCCTTCATGCTCGGTGTCCCCACCAGCGGTGCCCGAGACATGCATGGCCAGCCCCACCGTGTAGACGTCAACAACGCCATCCAGATGGCGTGCGTCGGGCTAGGGCACCTCGACGAAGGAACGACGGCGCTCTACATCCAGCAGGTCGGCCTCATGCTCACGCGGTACACGCTCGCCGACTTCCTCGGGCGGTCCTGA
- a CDS encoding FliH/SctL family protein, which yields MSSSTDLARPDVLRMPELRTVEATHDSARAQGYAVGWAQGRRDAAEAVRVEAEQQAAAVAAAEARREAEHAAAVAALHEAAAQAHRALAETCRRVDDQASVMALELTRELVGAVGADPVHLLDRVIGLLPHHAVVSVRLNPAVAAVAGDLADHGITVVADPTLALGDAVAHAEDHVVDLRVDETMARLAEVLR from the coding sequence ATGAGTTCGTCGACTGACCTCGCCCGCCCCGACGTCCTGCGGATGCCCGAGCTGCGGACCGTCGAGGCCACCCACGACTCCGCCCGCGCCCAGGGCTACGCCGTGGGCTGGGCCCAGGGCCGCCGCGACGCCGCCGAGGCGGTGCGCGTCGAGGCCGAGCAGCAGGCGGCCGCCGTCGCCGCGGCCGAGGCCCGCCGCGAGGCCGAGCACGCCGCGGCCGTCGCGGCGCTGCACGAGGCGGCCGCGCAGGCCCACCGCGCCCTGGCCGAGACCTGCCGGCGCGTGGACGACCAGGCCAGCGTGATGGCGCTGGAGCTGACCCGCGAGCTCGTCGGAGCGGTCGGCGCCGACCCCGTGCACCTGCTGGACCGGGTGATCGGGCTGCTGCCGCACCACGCGGTCGTGTCGGTCCGGCTGAACCCCGCGGTCGCCGCCGTCGCAGGCGACCTCGCCGACCACGGCATCACCGTCGTCGCCGACCCGACGCTCGCCCTCGGCGACGCCGTGGCGCACGCCGAGGACCACGTCGTCGACCTGCGGGTCGACGAGACGATGGCGCGGCTCGCGGAGGTGCTGCGATGA
- a CDS encoding transglycosylase SLT domain-containing protein, with protein MSITDVTARISQIQAQLALLPQSSGVGSTGFSSVLSRTALGGATGAVTGSVTGDQVVAKAREMIGLPYVWGGTDPQRGVDCSGLVQSVYSSFGIELPRLSADQARAGTPVASLAEARPGDLIAWDNSGRNVGADHIAIYLGDGMMIEAPRPGGHVQVVPVTTPPDYIRRVLPDPAVAPVAAAAPVTPTSAVGGTGGLPAGTPYADLFARAGAAHHLDPALLAAVARQESGFDPSAVSPAGAQGLMQLMPATAKSLGVSDPFDPAQAVEGAAKLLDQLLVRFGSIELALAAYNAGPGAVARYDGVPPYAETQNYVQSIMSSWQEAA; from the coding sequence ATGAGCATCACCGACGTCACCGCACGCATCTCCCAGATCCAGGCCCAGCTCGCCCTGCTGCCGCAGTCGTCCGGTGTGGGCTCGACCGGGTTCTCCTCGGTCCTGTCGCGCACCGCGCTCGGTGGCGCCACCGGAGCCGTCACCGGGTCCGTCACCGGCGACCAGGTCGTCGCCAAGGCCCGCGAGATGATCGGCCTGCCCTACGTCTGGGGCGGCACCGACCCCCAGCGCGGCGTCGACTGCTCGGGCCTCGTCCAGTCGGTCTACTCCTCCTTCGGCATCGAGCTGCCGCGGCTGTCCGCCGACCAGGCCCGCGCCGGCACGCCGGTGGCGAGCCTGGCCGAGGCCCGGCCCGGCGACCTGATCGCGTGGGACAACTCCGGACGCAACGTCGGCGCGGACCACATCGCGATCTACCTCGGCGACGGCATGATGATCGAGGCCCCGCGTCCCGGCGGCCACGTGCAGGTCGTCCCCGTCACGACGCCGCCGGACTACATCCGGCGTGTCCTCCCGGACCCCGCCGTCGCCCCCGTCGCGGCGGCCGCGCCCGTCACGCCCACGTCCGCCGTCGGCGGCACCGGCGGGCTGCCGGCCGGCACGCCGTACGCCGACCTCTTCGCGCGCGCCGGTGCGGCCCACCACCTCGACCCGGCGCTGCTCGCGGCCGTCGCCAGGCAGGAGTCCGGCTTCGACCCGTCGGCCGTCAGCCCGGCGGGTGCGCAGGGCCTGATGCAGCTGATGCCGGCCACCGCGAAGAGCCTCGGCGTGAGCGACCCGTTCGACCCGGCGCAGGCCGTCGAGGGCGCCGCGAAGCTCCTCGACCAGCTCCTCGTCCGCTTCGGCTCGATCGAGCTGGCCCTCGCCGCCTACAACGCGGGGCCGGGCGCGGTCGCCCGCTACGACGGCGTCCCGCCGTACGCCGAGACCCAGAACTACGTGCAGTCGATCATGTCCAGCTGGCAGGAGGCCGCATGA
- a CDS encoding flagellar hook assembly protein FlgD codes for MTVSATEAVSGTPTAFPTGTTTLSSTSEDKQMFLELMVAQLRYQDPLNPADSGEFLAQSAQFTALEKMQDVSDRVGALLGSQMAFGAGAMVGQQVSWIDLDGETTHTGTIAGVTFGAEGPVFDIGGTQVPLAQLLSVGTTTTPPTGTTTDPAA; via the coding sequence GTGACGGTCTCCGCGACCGAGGCGGTGTCAGGGACGCCCACCGCGTTCCCCACCGGGACGACGACGCTGTCGTCGACCTCGGAGGACAAGCAGATGTTCCTGGAGCTGATGGTGGCCCAGCTCCGCTACCAGGACCCGCTCAACCCGGCCGACTCCGGGGAGTTCCTCGCCCAGTCGGCCCAGTTCACGGCGCTGGAGAAGATGCAGGACGTCTCCGACCGCGTCGGGGCCCTGCTCGGCTCGCAGATGGCCTTCGGCGCCGGCGCCATGGTCGGCCAGCAGGTCTCGTGGATCGACCTCGACGGCGAGACCACGCACACCGGCACCATCGCGGGCGTCACCTTCGGCGCCGAGGGCCCGGTCTTCGACATCGGCGGCACCCAGGTCCCCCTCGCCCAGCTGCTCTCGGTCGGCACCACCACCACGCCCCCGACCGGCACCACCACCGACCCCGCGGCCTGA